AGATGGACATGGACAACAACGCACAGAGTGCGTCCGATCACAATATGGATGTGGACTGATGTGTGGGCCACACCAACCTGTGGCTGTCCGCCTATCAACGGTATTGgctaacaataataataataataataacgaTAATTTAACTGTCAACATATATGAGAGAACATTGTATATGCACGCGCTTCAGGACTagcatacatacaatacaatacaatacaagcCACGAAAAATCTACACAATcaaggaacagaaacagaaacagaaaaaaaaaacaaccaaaacatccaatataaatatataagaaCAATCTGCTGCATGATGTGTGGATATtgcaacacaacacaaaaattaacataaaacAATTTCTAATCGACCATTTTTCATATACTtgaataacaacaacaaccaagcGACACTAAATGAATGGAATttaaataatcaaataaaacaatgATGATTCCAAATAACCAACACGGTTTTCTTTCTCTTAGTAAAATCCGTCTCAGTAGAGCTTCGGCGGAGCAGAAAGCAGAGCCCAAAAAATATGCTCAATCAATTTTTTCCATACTGTCTGCTCACCGAAAGGACAGAGACAAATTAAGCAGAGCCGCTCACTCTTAATAGAACACACATTTTTCTTAGTCTCGTGTTTTCTTATTCATGCTAATCGTCGGGAGAAACACAAGCAGCTCTCCTACGAAGACAGTGTCCTTCGGCGCTCAGCAGCTGAGAATCTGCAACTGTGCAAAACGAGCCAAGTGGAAGCACAAGTGTAAAGGGTGAAAAAAGagatacacacacaacacatatgtacatttgcaAGAGCCCAAAAATACCCTCGTTGGTGGAGCAAAGACCACGTTGACAACAAACGAAGTTCAAGTTTCTTTTCGACTCTGTTTTTAATCGTGTCCGAGGGCAACAGTTTCTTATGACTGCCTGCAAAGAGGGACCACTTGCGAGCTCTATCTAAAATGTCTAGTTTTCGTGGTATAACCTAGTGTCTTGTATATAACATTCGTCTGTAAGTtcccttgaaagcctttaatgaAGAAAATAATCCATGCTGTTATGGAGATATTAGGGATTTGCAGAGCGGTTCCAAATGTAGATTTTAACTGTCTCAAACATTTTACGAATACCGGATAACGTAGATGtgcttttataatttttttaatcagacttgccacatttcttatAAAGTCTTACTTACGATAGGGTGAATAGTTGATTTAAGAGTGCACACAGAgtctcggcgcagtacctgagtacacagcCGGGAGCTCCGGCAGGACCAGGGGAAAACACTGTCCCAACTAGTCAAAGCAGCGAGCTTTAATTTTTCATGCTAAATggttttcaatgtttttcttttttggtgaGTCCCACAAATATGCGCTGAACGTTGGTAGCATTTATTGCTCTGATTTCTGTGCGCTACTGCATGTCCCAAGACTAGTAGTGGCGCCTTCCAAACTTTAAATattctttggtttttatgtttttcttaatttattttgatatGGCACCCCCATACTGGAGGCACCCGAGGCCTTGGAGGTCGTGGAGCTATTCAGTAAGATCTGAAAActttaaatattgaaattgttgttgtgctgcgctgctgctgctgcggggtACCCAAATACAAACAAATGGGTGAGGGTCAATGTGATGACCCGCCTCGCCGTACTTGGAGGCTAGCACCCGGCCATTGATGTTCACATAGGCCGAGAGCACGCCCACACCATGGCCAAGAGATCCACCCCATCCAGAACAGGTGAGAATActgtaaaatatttacaagGGAATATGAATAAGTCGCCGGCGGTTGTATATCACTGGGATGGAAAGTTCTCACCAGATCAGCCAAAGATGCGGAAAGTTTCGATGGACGTGCTTTATGCCACGCAGTAAGTTGAACTGCCGATTCCAATTCTGTAACCTTCCAGTTCAACTTTTTCTCGGAGTAGCACGAAGCCGATCATCCGAACCAGCAGTTCCCACAAAACCATCCAATCGAACAGCACCCGCAAAGCCACCCAATCGAGCagcccagctccagcaccaccCGCAAAACCATCACTGGCCATGGTCTCGGCTGCGGCACCGAATTCGGTGTCCAACTCTGATTGAATCCGTCTACAAATTAAAAGATTGTTTATCCAGAGTTTGATTGCTGCGTGCTTTGGTCGCATTTAGGCTGTCCAGCAGCTTTTCCAATGTTATCGGGGTAGAGACCTTGTGGCACTCTTCTGTCGTTTTGGAGGAAGACAATCCGCAAGCAGGTTCTCCAGAGTTCAGGTTTCTTCGTATAATTCTTCACCTCAGGCATAGAGGCACAGAGGATAACGAAATAGACCGACGGGCACAACTAACAAATTTGGTCAAATACGGCTTTAGTGGGGATCACCACCCTTCTTGCACTTCGACTTGCGGGACTTGCTGCCTGTCTTTGACCAGCTTTTCTTGGACTTCCGGCTTTTGCCTTTCTTGCAAGCGGACTACCTGCGCATAGGCTTGCCCCAGCTGCGCTTACTTTTACGCTTCATGCCACAGTCCAGCTGTCCTACTGTCTAAAGCAGGCTTGCCTAATCGGTGCTATGGAGCTTGCAGATCGATAGTCGGTCCGACGATACCGGGTTCTCGGTGTTCTGGGGACATTGTCCTCCAACACTGCTCCGCGACGTTAACAAAGGCGTCAAAAAAGACAAAACCGATTTTCTCAAATTtaaggtaaggcttatcggtctggcAAACTAGTGGCTCATATGGCCACACTTCCTGCCTTTGGGAGGAAGCAATCCGCAAGCAGGTAATCCGCCTCGTTGGTCCTTGTTCTGCAATTGCAGCTGCTTCAGTGCTCGGTCCCCAAGCTTCCACTGCGTTGCCGTCATCGTCATGTTCTTGTCGCTGCGTTCGATCAGGGCCACAATCAGATGTCTCTGGGACACTTCATTCATGTTGGCTTTTTGGGAGTCAGGGATTCATCGTCGTCTTTGGCTGAGGGGGCTGAGTGTCTTTAGCAGCACTCACGAACGAGCGTTGCCAATTGGTAGCCAGTATCTCCTCCAACTTGTTGGCGAGTCCGCCATTCGACGCCTGCATCTCTGGCAGCTGCGCGAAGTACAAAGATGTACTGCTTAACTTTGCTATTAACTTTATTGGCGCTTACAAGACGATAAAAACTCGTTTACAAAGAGGAATGCGAATGCGGTTTGGTGTTCGAAGCTTGGCGTGAATACAATGGATAGTATCTAATAGGAATtaggcatacatatatgcaagtCGGCTATGACTAGTGTGTGGAGAGCTCGTGCTCAGTGCTCCTGCTCTTCGATTCGATCCAATTTAATTATCAAAGCGTTGATTATGCAGGCACCAGCCTCTTTGGTGAACCAGCAGAGATCGTTTAGCAGATGCACCGACGATTCGCTGGGGGCAGGTGGCGAGGCGCCGCTATCGTGGGCTTGGCCCTGGACCGAACCCGATCCTGactcgtgatcggcagagccCATGCTGCGACGCTTGGCCTCGGCCGCCGCCCTGCCGGTGGTCACTCCAGAAATGGACTGGCGACGGACATATACTTCGAAGGAGGTGGAAATGCGGTGCAGTCCCTGCTCGGACACATAGTGGTGCTGCGGCAGCACGGGCTCAATGACCGTGGCGTTGGGGGAGTAGTACAGCTCCAGCCGTGTGCCCGGCTCATCCTTGTGCGTGcccgcagctgctgcagcggccgTTTCCTCGTCGGCATCTGTTTCCAGCGGCAGCGGTTGGCCGCGATCCAAGATGGCCCGTATCTTGTCCACTCGCGTCATGTAATAGAATGGCAGCCAGTCCCCGTTGAGATCGAAATGAACCTGGGCGGCTGTCGACGAAGAGCCGCCGCTCGCCGAAGCTGCTGTCACGGAGGTGCTCAATACGTTCACCGTCTGCTGGTTGAGCTTGAAGTAGACCCAGCCCTCCAGTTTGTCGCCGTTCCCATTGCTGGGTCCACTGCACTTCAGACAAAAGCAAATCGGCTCCAGGCGGCTGTCGAAAAAGGCCTGCGGCAGCACCAGCGAGGCACAGAAGCGCCTCACCTGCCGCAGATACTCGCAATCGTTCTGCTCCAGGCTCGCTGCGTTTGCGGAGCGCAGAGACTCGGCTCGAAGTTGGGCGGACGAGTTCGTATCCGACTCTAGCGAATTGAGGGAAGGCAGATTCAGATCCAAGTTCAACAGCGATGTCTGATCCGGCATCAGGTGGTGGCGCGTGTACTCGTTCTGTTGCAactgctgcagcaacaacaaatggtTCATGTAGTCAATCTCGTCGTCTTCCAATACATTATCGATTGATCCCGCTGGCTCCCCCGACAGTTCTCTTAGTTCCCTCTCATGGCTGCCGACTATTTCCACCGCCTCGGCATTGTTCTCGCTCTGCTCTGTGGCCGACGTTGTTGATGTCGTCGCTACCGCCGCTGTCGACCCTTCATCGACAGAGGTCGAATTCGTCAAGGCGGGATTCGGCAGCTCGTCGTACTCCTTATTGGTATCGTACACACTTGAGTTGCTCAGGTGCTGGGCATTGCCCGCGGAGCCACTGGCCCCCCCactgcctgctgttgctgcggtcGTGGAGCTATTCAGTGAGTTCTGAAAGCGTTGAGTGCTCTGACTGCGTTGAATATTCAAGTTGGTGTTGTGCTGGAGCTGAAGAGACTCGCGCAGGCAGCTGTCCAGAGTAAATATAATGAGAAATAGACAACAAAAACCGGATTTTTCTCACCAAGTCGATGAGGATCCACCCATTTCGTTTCTCTGCTGCTCCAAAGTGCGATTCTTGATGGAAATGTTCAGAAGTAGATTCTCGGATACGCTCTCCATAACTGAACGTGTCCTgcaagcaaaaaataaaaataaatcaaaatagaATCCATGTAGATCGCATATAGCCTGCCACTCACATGGCATTCGAGGGAGCAGCCGATGTGGACGGACCATCTCGGGCAGATTCGCTCATCTGCTCCGTATCCTTCTCCTTTTCGTGCATCTCCAGGTGCGCCTTCTCGCACTGCTGCGGCATGCCAGCATTGTCCAGCTCCAGGGCCTCGGGTGCCTCCAGTATGGGGGTGCCATTGGCGTTGCCATTGCGCGCGGCATCGCTTCCCGTTATCAAGGTGATCTTCTCGCATTTCCCATACACATCAAACACGGGATACACATGATTGGGCAAACCGCTGGCCAAATCCTCCAGGTTCGTGGACCCAACCATAATGActaaaagaaatacaaattaatataTCCCAAAATCCCTGCAAACGACTTGACTGGCGCACTCACTCAACATTCCCGCATGGGTGAGGGTCAATGTGATGACTGTTCCCACTTGGATTTGGTCCAGAGCCTCGCCGTACTTGGAGGCTAGCACCTGGCCATTGATGTTCACATAGTCGTGGGTggccagccagcagctgcGCTTGAAGTCCAGCAGGGAGATGGGCAGGGTGGAGGGGCAGGCCGAGAGCACGCCCAGTCCCAGGGTGCCCTTCCACTTGTTGTTCAGGGCATCCACCTTGATGCTGATGCTATCGCCCTTGCACAGCGGCTTGTTCAGGCACACCATGGCCTGATTGTAAGACTTTGATCTCGCCGCACTGCGACGATCCTCGCTGAGACGCGCATTCTTCTGAGTTATGTCCACGAACTCGTAGTTCTGAGCCTCAGAGTCGATCGACTCGAGCATGGAGCTGTCCTGTTTATTGAGCGGGTCGATGCCAAAGTCCATCGAGTCCTGCAGCCGCAGACTGCAGGGCCGCAGTGGAGAGGCCGGCCCCTGGGCGGAGATCACCTGGACCCCCATTGTCGAGCCACGCAGCTCGGCCACCACGTACACATCGTTGGGTATGTTCTGGAATTGTATGTTCACGTTCTCGGAGTTGAGCAGCATGTTCAGGGAGGAGTTCTCGACGCGCTCCAGCGTGATGCGATCGTCCACACGCAGCCACTCGAGCGAGGCCAGCGACCGCTGCAGGCAGCTCGAGTTGAAGCTAACCTCGTTCCCAGTCACATACCAAACGTTGGCCGGAATGCGCTTCAGGCTCGTGGGCAGCTTCTTGCGCACGCTCTCATCGCTGAGGTTCAGATCCGTGACCCCAATGCTGAGGCAGCCCGCGAAAATGGGATTAATGGACGTCAGCTTGATCTCAAAGGGCGAGCCCACGCTCAGCGGATGCTCGGAAAAGACCAGGCAGTGGGAAAGGGCGGCCGTGGAGCCAGTGAAACGGGAAGCCTCGGTCCAGTCCTTGGTCAGGCTCACGTTGCCGGAGACACAGGTCCAGCGGTGCTTCGTCTCCATGGCGGGGTGCTGAATAACCGAGGTGGCCTGGCAGCTCTGCGAATTCTCACTGGTGGCATACGGGGCACGGATGTCCAGCTGGTTCTGTGTCAGACTGACCTGCGCACACTGCCCGTACAGGTCGATGATGGCCCAGATGTTGGGGGCATGGCACTCACAGGCCGGGCCCTGGTCCATGCCATCCACAAAGAAGTGGATAAAGTCCCCGTTGCGCATCACGCCCACCCGGGTGCTGGGTCCCAGGGTGTCCAGATCCAGGAGGATATTCGTGCGTATTGTCTTGCGATTGTGAAAGATCATGGGCCCGCACAGGATGATCGTATCGTTGGCCTCCAGATCGGTGGCATTAGGCGCCAGTTGGATGTCCTCCGGGCGCGTTCCCGTCACCCCAATCTCTATGTTGCCCGACCAATGCCGCACCATCGTCTCGAGCTCCACTTCGAAGAGCTCGCGCTGCCGCAGCGGCCGATTGCTGAACACAATCGCATCATTGAACTCGGCCAGGGAATTGGGGCGCGAGGCGGTCAGGCCGCTGTTCGAGATGCCCGCATTCGCGCCATGAATGCTGTGGAAGCGCAGGGGCACCTCGCTGTACAGCGTCGTGTTCGAGATGGTCGAGTTGCCCGTGTCCGGGCTGCCGCACTCCGAGGTGTCCACAATGCTCGCCTGGGCCGCCTGGCCGTACAGATCGATTACCCCGTAAACACGCTCGGGGACATTGCTGGCGGCAGGCCCCTGGTCCACGCCGTTCACCCAAAAGTGCAAAGTGCCATCGTCCTTGCGCACCACGCCCACGCGATCGCCCACCTGCAGGCGGTCCAGATTCTGGCCATATTGCTCGATTACAGTAACTCCATTCTGCATGACCCCATTGCCAGTCATCATCCACGTGCCGGATCTACTTATTAAAGGGAATACTTTGTATTGGACGCTTCTATagcggaatggaatggaagacTCACCGAACATTGGTCATGGTAAAGGGAAAGTCCAGCTCGTCGGCGGTGTGCGTGGTCACGCCCATTTCCACAGACCCAGCCCACTTGGTGACTACACGCTCGAGACGCACCTGAAAGAGTTCGTTCGGCCGCAACGGACGTCGCGTGAGGACCACTCCATTGTTGAAGTCATCAGCGGCACTGCCAAAGCGAAGGTAAAATAGGTAAAGAAGAATAGTTGGGGGGAAACTCAATGAAAATCACTTATTACTTACTTGGGACGCAGAGCTGTGCGGCCGCTCTGAGTGACTGTGGCATGAGTGCCGCATATGTGATGGAATGTCAGGCGGTCATCGTTCCGGGCAATGGCCCGTGAGCTCGATATGGTCTCGCTCAGCCCACCAGCGGCCCCAGCCACAATCATTTCACTCTCCGGACTGAGCAGACTCAGAGTGGGAGTGCCCGATGattgctgctggagctgctgctgctgctgaagagTGCTGCTGCCAGAGCAGGAGCTCATGCCGGCCACGATGTTGTTGCGCCTGGTGACGAGGTTTTGCTGCTCGCGCTCATCGCGATCGACAATGGTCACCTTGATGGTCATGCCATACAGATCGATGACGCCCCACAAAGTGGAGGCCACTCGCGTGGCAGCCACGCCCTGATCCTGGCCATTGATGTAGTAGTGCAGGTTGCCATTGGCCTTGCGCATCATCCCCACGCGATCGCCCTCGCGCAGCTCGTCCAGGTTGAACTCCCCGTACTGGCGACGAGTGCCCTTGCCGTTGGTGAGAATGCCACAGCCGGACATCATGATGGTGCCGGATCGCATGTTCGTCATGGTGGCCGGGAAGTGCAGCACGGTGGGGTTATGGGTGGTCACGCCCACCTCTATGGAGCCCGACCACTTGTCCACAAGCTTGTCGATGCGTATCTCAAAGAGTTCGTTGTCCCGCAGCGGACGGTGTGTCATCACCACGCCATTGTTGAACTCGTCCAGGGGACGACGGCGCTCCGCGGAACGAAAGTTGGGCGAAAGCTTGACCAGCGATCCACAGCGGGTGTGGAAACGAAGGCGATCGTTGACATCATAGTAGTCGGATCCCGAAGTAGCACCCCCATTCAGATTGAGCATGGCCAGGGCCGTCATATTGGTGCCATCCACACTGACGTCTACGTTCATGGCCACATCCAGATTCTGGACAACCTGCTGCAGCGGTTGCTGCAATGGGGAGTCCAGTAGCTATGCAAAATAGTAACGGTAATGGTATTGCCGATAAAAATCAATGACTTGCTTCATACGAACCTCTCCTGATCCGTGGGCATCGCGGGGACACAATGAAACCTGTACACAACGCCCATAGAGATCGACGAGGGCCCAGAGGGGCTTGGGCATGTTCTTGGCGGCCACGCCTTGAGATTCACCGTTCACATAAAATACGAGATCATTGCTGGAGGTGCGCATAACACCCACGCGATCGCTCTCGTTGAGAGTTTCCAGGTCCGTGCCATAGAATTCAAACAGCCGGCGACCATCCTTGCGGACATCGATGCCGGACATGACCCAGGTGCCGTTCCTCATGGCTGTGGCGCAGGCCACCAGCTCGAGATTGTCGGGAGATTCGGCTGTAACTCCAATCTCGATGCTGCCGCCCCAAGAAGTGttctttaaaaaataatttcagGGTATATAAAAACCATCATGTCTGCCAAGTAGAAAGCGACTCACCTTCTTCTCAATGACCACTTCAAAGAGGACATCGTCCTCCAGTGGCTCGGCACTGAAGACCAGAGCATGGCTGAAATCTCGCATCGAGCGCTGCGCCGAACGGTTGCCATTGTACAATCTGATGGAGCGGCCGCAGCGCGTATGAAAGGATTGCATCTGCATTTGGTGGCCGGCCATTGTCATTCAGCTCTGCTTTTCTGTTCTCCCGTTCGCATACCCGCAGCCGGAGGCCCAgtacaaatcaattttcaatcGGAATGGGCACACAGGTGAAAAGCGGGCCATGGGCTTATGATGATGCACTTGCACAGGTCGTGGGGTTGTTTGACAACCACTGAATATATTTGTTGCTATGTCTTTGCATAATTATGCATACATATTCAAAAATTGCAACAATAAACAGAGAATAAATAGTTTTTTATGTGACCGCCGCCTATCGAATCCAATAAAAATCCAACCTAATATATCGATGTAAATCGATATGCGAACCTGCATGTGGACAGTAAATATTTAGATAGAAACGGGCACACCTTTCTGTCCGTCAAATTCGAGCTGgatcaaaaaaaataacacaTTTTTCGTTGAGGACCTACGGAATTTATTGATGCACAAGCGTTGCGATGTCGTCGTCAGAGCAGCGCCAGAAGCAGTTTGACTTGCACCGCAACAAGGCCAATACCACCAggaccagcaacaacagcggcgACAAAAATGTGAGTCCGAAGAGTTTCAAGCTTCAAACCTCATTGGAGATGCAGCAGCCAAATGTACACAGACGCGCTGCCGGATCCAATTggctggctgccactgcctcggGAAGCGAGAACAAGGTGCAGGTGGCGAAGGCGACCGAAGAAGGATCTGAGTCCGAGCCCCTGACCAAATCGGCACGCACACGCCAGAGAAAAATGGCCCAGCGCAATCGTTATTTGTCCATGGACTGCGAGATGGTTGGAGTGGGCCACAATGGGCAGGAGGACATGCTGGCCCGAGTCTCGATTGTGAATAGTGTGGGCCATGTTCTGATGGACAAGTACGTAAAGCCGCGCCAAACGGTTACAGACTATCGCACCAGCGTCTCCGGCATTCGCCCGCATGATATAGAGAACGCCGAAGACTTTGCCACCGTCCAGGACGAGGTTGTAAAGCTGCTACACGGCAAAATTCTCGTCGGCCACGCCCTGCGCCACGATCTCGCCGTCCTGAACATCAAGCATCCCTTCGAACATATTCGCGACACTTCGCGCTACAAGCCACTATGCAAGCTCGTCTCCAACGGCCATACTCCAAGTCTCAAGCGTCTCACCATGGCCGTGCTCGGCCAGGAAATCCAAACCGGCGAACACAACTCCGTGGAGGATGCCCGCTCTGCCATGGGCATATACAATCGCATTGCCGCCGACTGGGAGAAGCACCTGGAGAagaagcagctccagcagca
The sequence above is a segment of the Drosophila pseudoobscura strain MV-25-SWS-2005 chromosome X, UCI_Dpse_MV25, whole genome shotgun sequence genome. Coding sequences within it:
- the Neurl4 gene encoding neuralized-like protein 4: MTMAGHQMQMQSFHTRCGRSIRLYNGNRSAQRSMRDFSHALVFSAEPLEDDVLFEVVIEKKNTSWGGSIEIGVTAESPDNLELVACATAMRNGTWVMSGIDVRKDGRRLFEFYGTDLETLNESDRVGVMRTSSNDLVFYVNGESQGVAAKNMPKPLWALVDLYGRCVQVSLCPRDAHGSGELLDSPLQQPLQQVVQNLDVAMNVDVSVDGTNMTALAMLNLNGGATSGSDYYDVNDRLRFHTRCGSLVKLSPNFRSAERRRPLDEFNNGVVMTHRPLRDNELFEIRIDKLVDKWSGSIEVGVTTHNPTVLHFPATMTNMRSGTIMMSGCGILTNGKGTRRQYGEFNLDELREGDRVGMMRKANGNLHYYINGQDQGVAATRVASTLWGVIDLYGMTIKVTIVDRDEREQQNLVTRRNNIVAGMSSCSGSSTLQQQQQLQQQSSGTPTLSLLSPESEMIVAGAAGGLSETISSSRAIARNDDRLTFHHICGTHATVTQSGRTALRPNAADDFNNGVVLTRRPLRPNELFQVRLERVVTKWAGSVEMGVTTHTADELDFPFTMTNVRSGTWMMTGNGVMQNGVTVIEQYGQNLDRLQVGDRVGVVRKDDGTLHFWVNGVDQGPAASNVPERVYGVIDLYGQAAQASIVDTSECGSPDTGNSTISNTTLYSEVPLRFHSIHGANAGISNSGLTASRPNSLAEFNDAIVFSNRPLRQRELFEVELETMVRHWSGNIEIGVTGTRPEDIQLAPNATDLEANDTIILCGPMIFHNRKTIRTNILLDLDTLGPSTRVGVMRNGDFIHFFVDGMDQGPACECHAPNIWAIIDLYGQCAQVSLTQNQLDIRAPYATSENSQSCQATSVIQHPAMETKHRWTCVSGNVSLTKDWTEASRFTGSTAALSHCLVFSEHPLSVGSPFEIKLTSINPIFAGCLSIGVTDLNLSDESVRKKLPTSLKRIPANVWYVTGNEVSFNSSCLQRSLASLEWLRVDDRITLERVENSSLNMLLNSENVNIQFQNIPNDVYVVAELRGSTMGVQVISAQGPASPLRPCSLRLQDSMDFGIDPLNKQDSSMLESIDSEAQNYEFVDITQKNARLSEDRRSAARSKSYNQAMVCLNKPLCKGDSISIKVDALNNKWKGTLGLGVLSACPSTLPISLLDFKRSCWLATHDYVNINGQVLASKYGEALDQIQVGTVITLTLTHAGMLIIMVGSTNLEDLASGLPNHVYPVFDVYGKCEKITLITGSDAARNGNANGTPILEAPEALELDNAGMPQQCEKAHLEMHEKEKDTEQMSESARDGPSTSAAPSNAMTRSVMESVSENLLLNISIKNRTLEQQRNEMGGSSSTCCLRESLQLQHNTNLNIQRSQSTQRFQNSLNSSTTAATAGSGGASGSAGNAQHLSNSSVYDTNKEYDELPNPALTNSTSVDEGSTAAVATTSTTSATEQSENNAEAVEIVGSHERELRELSGEPAGSIDNVLEDDEIDYMNHLLLLQQLQQNEYTRHHLMPDQTSLLNLDLNLPSLNSLESDTNSSAQLRAESLRSANAASLEQNDCEYLRQVRRFCASLVLPQAFFDSRLEPICFCLKCSGPSNGNGDKLEGWVYFKLNQQTVNVLSTSVTAASASGGSSSTAAQVHFDLNGDWLPFYYMTRVDKIRAILDRGQPLPLETDADEETAAAAAAGTHKDEPGTRLELYYSPNATVIEPVLPQHHYVSEQGLHRISTSFEVYVRRQSISGVTTGRAAAEAKRRSMGSADHESGSGSVQGQAHDSGASPPAPSESSVHLLNDLCWFTKEAGACIINALIIKLDRIEEQEH
- the LOC4813179 gene encoding RNA exonuclease 4, which translates into the protein MSSSEQRQKQFDLHRNKANTTRTSNNSGDKNVSPKSFKLQTSLEMQQPNVHRRAAGSNWLAATASGSENKVQVAKATEEGSESEPLTKSARTRQRKMAQRNRYLSMDCEMVGVGHNGQEDMLARVSIVNSVGHVLMDKYVKPRQTVTDYRTSVSGIRPHDIENAEDFATVQDEVVKLLHGKILVGHALRHDLAVLNIKHPFEHIRDTSRYKPLCKLVSNGHTPSLKRLTMAVLGQEIQTGEHNSVEDARSAMGIYNRIAADWEKHLEKKQLQQQRF